One part of the Mytilus trossulus isolate FHL-02 chromosome 11, PNRI_Mtr1.1.1.hap1, whole genome shotgun sequence genome encodes these proteins:
- the LOC134689598 gene encoding uncharacterized protein LOC134689598, translating into MYGLGYGGKYDQSHHDRYGPEEFGRHQQQAQELKHCQRSADASAQMVYEVFGNCIAILEEYEQREQKTSRLSKSNIAMVDQSHKSEKDVKRIVEAQLLMLETQIKSCRDDVRDTVIQQLKDSTMEWCGERHDRQLPTDTITDKFAGQIYEILSRGRTSHPKEFYQKPGDVQGVGIDQMQQVLAAQHKIGEHDRQFEGSSTKKAKKPSVRSGDRKKGAERLRTVRKDLEPEINEEYFYGNIQ; encoded by the exons ATGTATGGACTGGGTTATGGTGGAAAATATGATCAAAGTCATCATGATCGTTATGGTCCAGAAGAATTCGGACGCCATCAGCAGCAGGCTCAAGAATTAAAGCATTGTCAAAGATCAGCCGATG CAAGTGCCCAAATGGTATATGAAGTTTTCGGCAACTGCATAGCTATTTTGGAAGAATATGAACAAAGAGAGCAGAAAACAAGTCGGCTAAGCAAATCAAATATAGCAATGGTTGACCAATCTCATAAAAGTGAAAAGGAC GTAAAAAGAATAGTGGAAGCTCAGTTATTGATGCTCGAGACTCAAATAAAAAGTTGTCGTGATGACGTTCGAGATACTGTGATACAACAGCTTAAGGATTCAACAATGGAATGGTGTGGTGAAAGACACGACAGACAGCTTCCTACAGACACTATTACAGATAAATTTGCTGGACAGATATACGAGATTCTCTCGAGAGGACGAACATCTCATCCAAAGGAATTTTACCAGAA aCCCGGTGACGTACAAGGTGTAGGCATAGACCAAATGCAACAGGTATTGGCTGCACAACACAAAATTGGAGAACATGACAGACAATTCGAAGGAAGTTCAACAAAAAAAGCGAAAAAACCAAGTGTTAGATCTGGAGACAGGAAAAAAG GTGCAGAGAGACTACGAACAGTACGAAAGGATCTTGAGCCCGAAATCAATGAAGAGTATTTTTATGgcaatattcaataa